One Cellulomonas taurus genomic region harbors:
- a CDS encoding nucleotide pyrophosphatase/phosphodiesterase family protein: MKPVLLLDVVGLTPRALRQMPRLSRLASTGWQARLDTVLPAVTCSVQSTMLTGLAPAQHGAVGNGWYFRDLGEVHLWRQHNRLITGEKLWETARRLDPDYTAANICWWYAMGMTTDVTVTPRPIYHADGRKSPDAYIRPPALHDELTDRLGDFPLFTYWGPTASITSTRWIVDATRHLLATRTDALTMAYLPHLDYDLQRFGPLDPRADAAAADLDAALGPLLDDAEARGITVMVVSEYGIEPATTPVDVNRVLRSAGLLEVYVQDGREQLDPWTSRAFAVADHQVAHVYVRDPDDLPRVGALLRDLPGVDLALDRQAQATFGLDHPNAGELVLVAEPSAWFTYYFWLDDDRAPDYARGVDIHRKPGYDPAELFFDPADRLAKARAGLNLVRKKLGLRYAMSTTPLDPTCVRGTHGRLPESPTDAPVVLCSDPDLSTADAVPAAAIKSLVLQLQGLAARV, encoded by the coding sequence ATGAAGCCCGTCCTGCTGCTCGACGTCGTCGGGCTGACCCCCCGGGCACTGCGCCAGATGCCCCGCCTGAGCCGCCTGGCCTCGACCGGGTGGCAGGCACGCCTGGACACCGTCCTGCCCGCCGTGACCTGCTCGGTGCAGTCGACGATGCTCACCGGACTCGCCCCCGCCCAGCACGGCGCGGTCGGCAACGGGTGGTACTTCCGCGACCTGGGCGAGGTGCACCTGTGGCGGCAGCACAACCGGTTGATCACGGGGGAGAAGCTCTGGGAGACCGCCCGCCGCCTCGACCCCGACTACACCGCCGCCAACATCTGCTGGTGGTACGCGATGGGCATGACCACCGACGTCACGGTCACCCCGCGCCCGATCTACCACGCCGACGGGCGCAAGTCCCCGGACGCGTACATCCGTCCGCCCGCACTGCACGACGAGCTGACCGACCGCCTGGGGGACTTCCCGCTGTTCACCTACTGGGGGCCGACCGCCTCGATCACCTCCACCCGGTGGATCGTGGACGCCACCCGGCATCTGCTCGCCACCCGCACCGACGCGCTGACCATGGCCTACCTGCCGCACCTCGACTACGACCTGCAACGCTTCGGGCCGCTCGACCCCCGGGCCGATGCCGCCGCCGCCGACCTCGACGCCGCCCTGGGCCCGCTGCTGGACGACGCCGAGGCCCGCGGCATCACGGTCATGGTGGTCTCCGAGTACGGCATCGAACCCGCCACCACCCCGGTCGACGTCAACCGCGTGCTCCGCTCGGCCGGGCTGCTGGAGGTCTACGTCCAGGATGGCCGCGAGCAACTGGACCCGTGGACCTCCCGGGCGTTCGCGGTCGCCGACCACCAGGTGGCGCACGTCTACGTCCGGGACCCGGATGATCTGCCGCGGGTCGGCGCGCTGCTGCGCGACCTGCCCGGGGTCGATCTGGCGCTCGACCGGCAGGCCCAGGCAACCTTCGGGCTCGACCACCCCAACGCGGGCGAACTGGTCCTGGTCGCCGAGCCGAGTGCGTGGTTCACCTACTACTTCTGGCTGGACGACGACCGGGCGCCCGACTACGCCCGGGGTGTGGACATCCACCGCAAGCCCGGCTACGACCCGGCGGAGCTGTTTTTCGACCCGGCCGACCGCCTCGCCAAGGCCCGCGCCGGACTCAACCTGGTCCGCAAGAAGCTCGGGCTGCGCTACGCCATGTCCACCACCCCACTGGACCCGACGTGCGTGCGCGGCACCCACGGCCGGTTGCCGGAGTCGCCCACGGATGCGCCGGTCGTCCTGTGCTCCGACCCGGACCTGTCCACCGCCGATGCCGTCCCCGCCGCCGCGATCAAGTCCCTGGTCCTGCAACTCCAGGGCCTGGCCGCACGAGTCTGA
- the pulA gene encoding pullulanase-type alpha-1,6-glucosidase, producing MPATLAALALTGTGLALPATADDTLPPASTAAPATPAGTTATPAEATPADPAAAPAEDTEADPAAAPDPTEAAPERTDPAPTDRTAGPDRATAAALTVVAAGDFQQQLGCSGDWDPSCLDTALAPIADTVYQLTTDALTAGSYQTKAVVERDWSRSYPASNLGFDVPRDGALVVMTLDLSSGEFAVDVEGAVAGSGATAYWLDATTVAVPPSIGSADGWQLHTAPTGGIAVAEAGVTLPADGRSIPLTARAEPIPAGTPRTAGYRALTLPDGLDTAALLTGELRLTHTGDDGIDYATGLQLAGVIDSLFTVAADIPLGVTWAAGSPTLRLWAPTAKTVTLDLASGRQPMTRAVDGTWSVTGDPSWAGQTYRYDVEVYVPSTGAVEHNLVTDPYAVALTLNSERSVLVDLADPAFQPAIWTDTAAPVVENPVDHTIYELHVRDFSINDATVPESERGTYRAFTESGSDGMRHLRDLAEAGLTTVHLLPTFDIASIEEDRSKQATTGDLSGFAPDSTEQQDAVNAIKDADAFNWGYDPFHFFAPEGSYATTGNQDGGARVAEFRSMVGGLHDAGLQVVLDQVFNHTAAAGQDPKSVLDRVVPGYYHRLTPTGAIETSTCCQNLATENAMAERLMVDSVVTWARDYRVDGFRFDLMGHHSRANMEAVRAALDELTLAEDGVDGASIYLYGEGWDFGEVSGNALFTQATQGQLDGTGIGTFSDRLRDAVRGGSPVNGGSLFEQGFGTGLATDPNGRPAQLDDPGTVNDGSADEFADLAHATDLVRLGLAGNLRQFSFTTADGTLRTGEQIDYNGSPAGYAESPEEVVSYVDAHDNETLFDVLTTKLPAELPMAERVRMNTLSLATATLSQSVSFWHAGTDLLRSKSLDRDSYNSGDHFNAVDWTGQGNNFGVGLPPAEKNQEFWPVQGPLLADAALAPAPQDIAAATAAAQDLLRLRHSTPLFRLGDAAQIEAKLSFPGSGPDATPGVIVMRVDDTVGTEVDPALDGLLVVFNTTGAPVTETVDGLAGHVLTLSDVQASGADGRVRDTAWDPATGTVTVPARTVAVLTEAQGATLPTLVLSAGEVRAGESLTVTGAGFAAGEPVQLWLNSEPVQLSTVTADAAGSFSAPVTIPADTAPGAHTLRALAGPVEASAALTVLAAAPVVAPPDPGLTDGPAAGSGTGSTPRGSGALATTGAGVLGLLLAAGALLGAGLIVRRLRAV from the coding sequence TTGCCCGCCACGCTGGCAGCCCTGGCCCTGACCGGCACCGGGCTGGCCCTCCCCGCCACCGCTGACGACACCCTCCCACCCGCTTCGACGGCGGCCCCCGCCACCCCGGCGGGCACCACCGCGACCCCCGCCGAGGCCACCCCAGCCGACCCGGCCGCCGCCCCCGCCGAGGACACCGAGGCGGACCCGGCCGCCGCCCCCGACCCCACGGAGGCAGCACCCGAGCGGACCGACCCGGCACCCACCGACCGCACCGCCGGCCCCGACCGCGCCACCGCCGCCGCGCTCACCGTGGTCGCCGCCGGCGACTTCCAGCAGCAACTCGGCTGCTCCGGCGACTGGGACCCGTCCTGCCTGGACACCGCCCTCGCCCCCATCGCCGACACCGTCTACCAGCTGACCACCGACGCCCTGACGGCGGGCAGCTACCAGACCAAGGCGGTCGTGGAACGCGACTGGTCCCGCTCCTACCCGGCCAGCAACCTCGGCTTCGACGTGCCCCGCGACGGCGCGCTCGTGGTCATGACGCTCGACCTCAGTAGTGGGGAGTTCGCCGTGGACGTGGAGGGTGCGGTGGCCGGATCCGGCGCGACCGCGTACTGGCTGGACGCCACCACCGTCGCGGTGCCGCCGAGCATCGGGTCCGCCGACGGCTGGCAGCTGCACACCGCCCCGACCGGCGGCATCGCGGTCGCCGAGGCCGGGGTCACCCTGCCCGCCGACGGCCGGAGCATCCCGCTGACCGCCCGCGCCGAGCCGATCCCGGCCGGGACCCCGCGCACCGCCGGTTACCGCGCCCTGACCCTGCCGGACGGCCTGGACACCGCGGCGCTGCTCACCGGCGAACTGCGGCTGACCCACACCGGCGACGACGGCATCGACTACGCCACCGGCCTGCAACTCGCCGGGGTGATCGACAGCCTGTTCACCGTCGCCGCCGACATCCCGCTCGGCGTCACCTGGGCGGCCGGGTCACCGACCCTGCGGCTGTGGGCACCCACCGCGAAGACCGTCACCCTCGACCTGGCCAGCGGTCGGCAGCCGATGACCCGGGCCGTCGACGGCACCTGGTCGGTCACCGGTGACCCGTCCTGGGCCGGGCAGACCTACCGCTACGACGTCGAGGTCTACGTCCCGAGCACCGGGGCGGTGGAGCACAACCTGGTCACCGACCCGTACGCGGTGGCGCTCACCCTCAACTCCGAGCGCTCGGTGCTGGTCGATCTGGCCGACCCGGCCTTCCAGCCGGCCATCTGGACGGACACCGCGGCCCCGGTGGTCGAGAACCCGGTGGACCACACCATCTACGAGCTGCACGTCCGCGATTTCTCGATCAACGACGCCACCGTGCCGGAGTCCGAGCGCGGCACCTACCGGGCCTTCACCGAGTCCGGGTCGGACGGCATGCGCCACCTGCGCGACCTGGCCGAGGCCGGGCTGACCACCGTGCACCTGCTGCCGACCTTCGACATCGCCTCGATCGAGGAGGACCGCAGCAAGCAGGCGACCACCGGTGACCTGTCCGGCTTCGCGCCGGACTCCACCGAGCAGCAGGACGCGGTGAACGCGATCAAGGACGCCGACGCCTTCAACTGGGGCTACGACCCGTTCCACTTCTTCGCCCCGGAGGGTTCCTACGCGACCACCGGGAACCAGGACGGCGGCGCCCGGGTGGCCGAGTTCCGCTCGATGGTCGGCGGACTGCACGACGCCGGGCTCCAGGTCGTCCTGGACCAGGTTTTCAACCACACCGCCGCCGCCGGGCAGGACCCGAAGTCGGTGCTGGACCGGGTGGTGCCCGGCTACTACCACCGCCTGACCCCGACCGGCGCGATCGAGACCTCGACCTGCTGCCAGAACCTCGCCACCGAGAACGCGATGGCCGAGCGGCTGATGGTCGACTCCGTGGTCACCTGGGCGCGCGACTACCGGGTGGACGGCTTCCGCTTCGACCTGATGGGGCACCACTCCCGCGCGAACATGGAAGCGGTCCGAGCGGCGCTGGACGAGCTCACCCTGGCCGAGGACGGCGTGGACGGTGCCTCGATCTACCTCTACGGCGAGGGCTGGGACTTCGGTGAGGTGAGCGGCAACGCGCTGTTCACCCAGGCCACCCAGGGCCAGCTCGACGGCACCGGGATCGGCACCTTCTCCGACCGGCTGCGCGACGCCGTGCGCGGCGGCAGCCCGGTGAACGGCGGGTCGCTGTTCGAGCAGGGCTTCGGCACCGGTCTGGCGACCGACCCGAACGGTCGCCCGGCCCAGCTCGACGACCCCGGCACGGTGAACGACGGCTCGGCGGATGAGTTCGCCGATCTGGCGCACGCCACCGACCTGGTCCGACTGGGCTTGGCGGGCAACCTGCGCCAGTTCAGCTTCACCACCGCCGACGGCACGCTGCGCACCGGTGAGCAGATCGACTACAACGGCTCGCCCGCCGGGTACGCCGAGTCGCCGGAGGAGGTGGTGTCCTACGTCGACGCGCACGACAACGAGACCCTGTTCGACGTCCTGACCACCAAGCTGCCCGCCGAACTGCCGATGGCCGAGCGGGTGCGGATGAACACGCTCTCGCTCGCCACCGCGACCCTGTCCCAGTCGGTCAGCTTCTGGCACGCCGGCACCGACCTGCTGCGCAGCAAGTCCCTGGACCGCGACTCCTACAACTCCGGCGACCACTTCAACGCGGTGGACTGGACGGGTCAGGGCAACAACTTCGGCGTCGGACTGCCTCCGGCGGAGAAGAACCAGGAGTTCTGGCCGGTGCAGGGACCGCTGCTCGCCGACGCCGCGCTGGCCCCGGCACCGCAGGACATCGCCGCTGCCACCGCCGCCGCCCAGGACCTGCTCCGGCTGCGGCACTCCACCCCGTTGTTCCGACTCGGCGACGCCGCCCAGATCGAGGCGAAGCTGTCCTTCCCCGGCTCCGGCCCGGACGCCACCCCCGGCGTGATCGTGATGCGGGTGGACGACACCGTCGGCACCGAGGTCGACCCGGCGCTGGACGGCCTGCTGGTCGTCTTCAACACCACCGGCGCCCCGGTGACCGAGACGGTGGACGGTCTGGCCGGGCACGTCCTCACCCTGTCCGACGTCCAGGCATCCGGTGCCGACGGCCGGGTGCGGGACACCGCCTGGGACCCGGCCACCGGCACCGTCACCGTGCCGGCCCGGACGGTCGCCGTCCTCACCGAGGCCCAGGGCGCCACGCTGCCCACCCTGGTGCTGTCGGCCGGGGAGGTCCGTGCCGGTGAGTCCCTCACCGTGACCGGTGCCGGCTTCGCGGCGGGGGAGCCGGTGCAGCTCTGGTTGAACTCCGAGCCGGTCCAGCTGTCCACCGTGACCGCCGACGCGGCCGGGTCGTTCAGCGCCCCGGTGACCATCCCGGCCGATACCGCTCCCGGCGCACACACGCTGCGTGCGCTCGCGGGGCCGGTCGAGGCGAGTGCCGCACTGACGGTGCTGGCGGCGGCCCCGGTGGTCGCACCCCCGGACCCGGGATTGACGGACGGTCCTGCTGCCGGATCGGGCACGGGGTCGACCCCCCGTGGGTCGGGTGCGCTCGCCACCACCGGCGCGGGTGTCCTCGGCCTGCTGCTCGCGGCCGGTGCCCTGCTCGGCGCGGGCCTGATCGTCCGCCGACTCCGGGCGGTCTGA
- a CDS encoding NADP-dependent oxidoreductase — translation MTSSTRTQITLAQRPSGWPTPDDFRVETAELPALAPGEVRVANEFVSVDPYMRGRMSDARSYVAPYQIGERITGGAVGRVVESTSADLPVGTPVLHQQGWSDLAQGPATEFRAVPELGDAPLSVHLHILGMTGMTAYVGLTAVAGLREGDTVFVSGAAGAVGTATGQLARLLGASRVIGSAGSPEKVALLTEKYGYDAAFNYKDGDVRGQLAAAAPEGIDVFFDNVGGDHLEAALDVFNTGGRAALCGAISRYNATERAAGPDNMSNLITRGLRLEGFTLGSYLHLASEFQQRVAPWFTAGELTYDETVVDGIDHTVDAFIAMMNGANTGKMLVRI, via the coding sequence ATGACGTCGTCCACCCGCACCCAGATCACCCTCGCCCAGCGCCCCTCCGGCTGGCCAACCCCCGACGACTTCCGCGTCGAGACCGCCGAGCTGCCCGCGCTGGCACCGGGTGAGGTCCGGGTCGCGAACGAGTTCGTGTCGGTGGACCCGTACATGCGCGGCCGGATGAGCGACGCGCGCAGCTACGTGGCGCCGTACCAGATCGGTGAGCGGATCACCGGCGGCGCCGTCGGCCGCGTGGTCGAGAGCACCAGCGCCGACCTGCCGGTGGGCACCCCGGTGCTGCACCAGCAGGGCTGGTCGGACCTGGCCCAGGGCCCGGCCACCGAGTTCCGCGCGGTGCCGGAGCTGGGCGACGCGCCGCTGTCGGTGCACCTGCACATCCTCGGCATGACCGGGATGACCGCCTATGTCGGCCTGACGGCTGTCGCCGGGCTGCGCGAGGGCGACACCGTGTTCGTCTCCGGTGCTGCCGGGGCGGTCGGCACCGCCACCGGTCAGCTCGCCCGCCTGCTGGGCGCCTCCCGGGTGATCGGCTCGGCCGGGTCGCCGGAGAAGGTCGCGCTGCTGACCGAGAAGTACGGCTACGACGCGGCGTTCAACTACAAGGACGGTGACGTGCGCGGCCAGCTCGCCGCGGCCGCACCGGAGGGCATCGACGTGTTCTTCGACAACGTCGGCGGCGACCACCTGGAGGCGGCGCTGGACGTGTTCAACACCGGCGGCCGGGCCGCGCTGTGCGGCGCGATCTCCCGGTACAACGCCACCGAGCGGGCGGCCGGACCGGACAACATGAGCAACCTGATCACCCGTGGCCTGCGACTGGAGGGCTTCACCCTGGGGTCGTACCTGCACCTGGCCTCCGAGTTCCAGCAGCGGGTGGCCCCCTGGTTCACCGCGGGCGAGCTCACCTACGACGAGACGGTGGTCGACGGCATCGACCACACCGTGGACGCGTTCATCGCCATGATGAACGGCGCGAACACCGGGAAGATGCTGGTCCGCATCTGA
- a CDS encoding TetR/AcrR family transcriptional regulator: MGRPQTFDHDTVVRAARDVFWQVGYEGASLSELESATGLKRSSLYHAFGSKRGLFDAAVEHYLDQVVRPRLTGLHPDAAPDALLDYLRGLRSAILDDPLRGARGCLLIGVAGAAIGTDRAVAEVVTRYRAELRTAIGHGMDARLPGHTPADRHRLAEVCTGLVVAALALARTDPVGSADQLDVAADLIGTELP; this comes from the coding sequence GTGGGCAGACCCCAGACCTTCGACCACGACACCGTGGTGCGGGCCGCCCGGGACGTGTTCTGGCAGGTCGGCTACGAGGGCGCCTCGCTCAGCGAGCTGGAATCCGCCACCGGCCTGAAGCGATCCAGCCTCTATCACGCCTTCGGTTCCAAGCGGGGGCTCTTCGACGCCGCCGTGGAGCACTACCTGGACCAGGTGGTCCGGCCCCGGCTGACCGGCCTGCACCCCGACGCGGCGCCCGATGCCCTGCTCGACTACCTCCGGGGCCTGCGCTCGGCGATCCTCGACGACCCGCTCCGGGGGGCGCGCGGATGCCTGCTGATCGGTGTCGCCGGTGCTGCGATCGGCACCGACCGCGCCGTCGCCGAGGTGGTGACCCGCTACCGCGCGGAACTGCGTACGGCGATCGGGCACGGGATGGACGCCCGACTGCCCGGCCATACGCCCGCCGACCGGCACCGCCTCGCCGAGGTCTGCACCGGGCTGGTGGTCGCCGCCCTCGCCCTGGCCCGCACCGACCCGGTCGGCAGTGCCGATCAACTGGACGTCGCCGCCGACCTGATCGGCACCGAACTGCCCTAG
- a CDS encoding ABC transporter permease translates to MTWAETLRTVLAAAALLAVFLAATRIGRVPVGRDTLWAAARAAVQLVLVALVIAWIFRHPAGIAVYLPVMVLAAAFTAARRIGLGRGVLGWLVLAISAGAGLTVAVVLSSGALAAEASTVLPFTAQMIGGAMSAAAVSGGRLREDARTQWAEVEGWIALGAGPGRAVAEQARQAVRWALVPGIDQTRSAGLVTLPGAFVGLLLGGASPAVAAQVQLLVLVGLLAAQAVVGVLTVRFVGARVGALRPSLPGE, encoded by the coding sequence GTGACCTGGGCCGAGACGCTGCGCACCGTCCTGGCCGCCGCCGCGCTGCTGGCGGTCTTCCTGGCGGCGACCCGGATCGGTCGGGTGCCCGTGGGCCGGGACACGCTGTGGGCGGCCGCCCGGGCAGCGGTGCAGCTGGTGCTGGTCGCGCTGGTGATCGCGTGGATCTTCCGGCATCCGGCCGGGATCGCCGTCTACCTGCCGGTGATGGTGCTGGCGGCGGCGTTCACCGCCGCCCGGCGGATCGGTCTGGGGCGCGGCGTGCTCGGGTGGCTGGTGCTGGCGATCAGCGCCGGGGCGGGGCTGACCGTCGCGGTGGTGCTGAGCAGTGGGGCGCTCGCCGCCGAGGCGTCCACCGTGCTGCCGTTCACCGCGCAGATGATCGGCGGCGCGATGTCGGCGGCGGCGGTGTCCGGAGGCCGACTGCGCGAGGACGCACGCACCCAGTGGGCCGAGGTCGAAGGCTGGATCGCGTTGGGAGCCGGTCCCGGTCGGGCGGTGGCCGAGCAGGCGCGGCAGGCGGTGCGCTGGGCTCTGGTGCCGGGGATCGACCAGACCCGCAGCGCCGGACTGGTGACGCTGCCGGGGGCGTTCGTCGGGTTGCTGCTGGGTGGGGCCTCACCGGCCGTGGCGGCGCAGGTCCAGCTGCTGGTGCTGGTCGGGCTGCTCGCGGCGCAGGCGGTCGTCGGGGTGCTCACGGTGCGGTTCGTCGGCGCCCGGGTCGGCGCGCTGCGTCCGTCCCTGCCCGGGGAGTGA
- a CDS encoding LacI family DNA-binding transcriptional regulator: MTRRVTITDVARAADVSVATVSKVINGRYGVAQATSTRVQQVIDDLGYESSLVARSLRSHRTHVIGILVAEFEPFSTEILKGAAAAVSDAGYELLAYTGASSGPGWERRYLSRLSGTLIDGAVLVTPSVVDVDAQVPVVAVDPHTGPTGLPTVDSDNLTGARLATEHLIGLGHRRIAFLAGRPDLESSHLRETGYREAMAAAGLTVDPALIRVGDYRSEATRAPMSELLALDDRPTAVFAANDISAIAAMEVAQAAGLRVPEDLSVVGFDDVPEAAGAVPPLTTVRQPIQRLGAEAVTLLLALLDERPAANHVRLDTTLVRRGSTAPLG; the protein is encoded by the coding sequence ATGACCCGTCGAGTGACGATCACGGATGTGGCGCGGGCCGCCGACGTCTCGGTGGCGACCGTGTCCAAGGTGATCAACGGCCGGTACGGCGTGGCGCAGGCCACCTCGACCCGGGTGCAGCAGGTGATCGACGATCTCGGCTACGAATCCAGCCTGGTGGCGCGGTCGTTGCGGTCGCACCGCACGCACGTGATCGGGATCCTCGTCGCCGAGTTCGAGCCGTTCAGCACCGAGATCCTCAAGGGCGCGGCGGCGGCGGTGTCCGACGCCGGTTACGAGCTGCTGGCCTACACCGGCGCGAGCAGCGGGCCGGGCTGGGAACGGCGCTATCTGTCCCGGCTCAGCGGCACCCTGATCGACGGCGCCGTGCTGGTGACCCCCTCGGTGGTCGACGTGGACGCCCAGGTGCCCGTGGTCGCCGTCGACCCGCACACCGGCCCGACCGGGCTGCCCACCGTCGACTCGGACAACCTCACCGGCGCACGGCTGGCCACCGAGCACCTGATCGGCCTCGGACACCGCCGGATCGCCTTCCTGGCCGGGCGGCCCGACCTGGAATCCTCACACCTGCGCGAGACCGGGTACCGCGAGGCGATGGCCGCGGCCGGACTGACCGTGGACCCCGCGCTGATCCGGGTCGGCGACTACCGCTCCGAGGCCACCCGGGCGCCGATGTCCGAGCTGCTGGCCCTGGACGACCGACCGACGGCGGTGTTCGCCGCGAACGACATCTCCGCGATCGCCGCGATGGAGGTCGCCCAGGCGGCCGGACTCCGGGTGCCGGAGGACCTGTCGGTGGTCGGCTTCGACGACGTGCCGGAGGCGGCCGGGGCGGTTCCGCCGCTGACCACCGTGCGGCAGCCGATCCAGCGCCTCGGGGCGGAGGCGGTCACCCTGCTGCTCGCCCTGCTGGACGAGCGCCCGGCGGCGAACCACGTCCGGCTGGACACGACGCTGGTCCGACGGGGGTCGACCGCCCCCCTCGGCTAA
- a CDS encoding extracellular solute-binding protein, with product MIARKAMAASAAVLAGLLALTACGGGSDNGSDGSDGGDVSMTFWHNSTTGDGKAYWEDMVAQFEKANPGVTIDVQAIQNEDMDGKLQTALNSGDAPDIFMARGGGKLADVVEAGQVKDLTDLVSDDVKSELGDAAFNAFSVDDKVYGMPVAVLPGGIYYSKDLFAQAGITETPKTMDELSEAVTKLKAAGIDPIALGAKDAWPAAHWYYFFALRECGKDTLTDSAKSKDFSDDCWTKAGEDLADFAGTEPFNNGFLTTTAQQGAGSSAGLLANHQAAMELMGAWEPGVVASLTPDEQPLADLGWFPFPAVDGGKGGEGAMMGGVDGYSCSVNAPDACADFLNFVLSKENQEGYADAFQTLPANKEAQSVVTTPALQDVLAAYNDAPYVEVWLDTLYGQNVGNALNTGVVDLLAGKGDAQGIVDAVSAAAAKE from the coding sequence ATGATTGCTCGTAAAGCGATGGCCGCATCCGCCGCCGTCCTGGCCGGACTGCTCGCGCTGACCGCTTGTGGCGGCGGCTCGGACAACGGCTCCGACGGCTCCGACGGCGGGGACGTCTCGATGACGTTCTGGCACAACTCGACCACCGGTGACGGCAAGGCCTACTGGGAGGACATGGTCGCCCAGTTCGAGAAGGCCAACCCCGGCGTCACCATCGACGTCCAGGCGATCCAGAACGAGGACATGGACGGCAAGCTGCAGACCGCCCTGAACTCGGGCGACGCACCGGACATCTTCATGGCCCGTGGTGGCGGCAAGCTCGCCGACGTGGTCGAGGCCGGACAGGTCAAGGACCTCACCGACCTGGTCTCCGACGACGTGAAGTCCGAGCTCGGCGATGCGGCGTTCAACGCGTTCAGCGTCGACGACAAGGTCTACGGCATGCCGGTCGCCGTGCTGCCCGGTGGCATCTACTACTCCAAGGACCTGTTCGCCCAGGCCGGGATCACCGAGACCCCGAAGACGATGGACGAGCTGAGCGAGGCGGTCACCAAGCTCAAGGCGGCCGGGATCGACCCGATCGCCCTGGGCGCCAAGGACGCCTGGCCGGCCGCGCACTGGTACTACTTCTTCGCCCTGCGGGAGTGCGGCAAGGACACGCTGACCGACTCCGCCAAGTCCAAGGACTTCTCGGACGACTGCTGGACCAAGGCAGGGGAGGACCTGGCCGACTTCGCCGGGACCGAGCCGTTCAACAACGGCTTCCTGACCACCACCGCGCAGCAGGGCGCCGGATCCTCGGCCGGTCTGCTGGCCAACCACCAGGCGGCGATGGAGCTGATGGGTGCCTGGGAGCCCGGCGTGGTCGCCTCGCTGACCCCGGACGAGCAGCCGCTGGCCGACCTCGGCTGGTTCCCGTTCCCGGCCGTCGACGGTGGCAAGGGCGGTGAGGGCGCGATGATGGGCGGCGTCGACGGGTACTCCTGCTCGGTGAACGCTCCGGACGCGTGCGCGGACTTCCTGAACTTCGTGCTCAGCAAGGAGAACCAGGAGGGGTACGCGGACGCGTTCCAGACGCTGCCCGCCAACAAGGAGGCGCAGAGCGTCGTCACCACCCCGGCGCTGCAGGACGTGCTGGCCGCCTACAACGACGCCCCGTACGTCGAGGTCTGGCTGGACACCCTCTACGGCCAGAACGTCGGCAACGCGCTGAACACCGGCGTGGTCGACCTGCTGGCGGGCAAGGGTGACGCGCAGGGCATCGTCGACGCGGTCAGCGCAGCCGCAGCGAAGGAATGA
- a CDS encoding carbohydrate ABC transporter permease: MTTLTQGTRAGVTATPARRRRSADWRKRAEITLLSGPAIAIFVAFVIFPVIMAAYYGFFSWKGYGVPTDFVGLKNYLTILKDPTFHDALKHNGFIVIMSLILQGPAAVLLALLLNQKLRGRSLVRVLIFVPYVVSEVIVGTGWSLMLATNGAVNDLLTKIGLGSWTTDWLSNPSIAIWSLMLIISWKYIGFAVILFLAGLQSIPEELSEAAAIDGASYWQTQRRITLPLLGPTLRIWAFLSIIGSLQLFDLVYIIWGQYVASTAGTSTMATYMVTNGRNSGNYGYGNAVAVVLFLISLVIALTYQRYVLRRDTAGAITEGKK, translated from the coding sequence ATGACGACGCTGACGCAGGGCACCCGGGCCGGGGTCACGGCGACCCCGGCCCGGCGTCGCCGGTCCGCCGACTGGCGCAAGCGTGCGGAGATCACCCTGCTCTCCGGCCCCGCGATCGCGATCTTCGTCGCCTTCGTGATCTTCCCGGTCATCATGGCCGCGTACTACGGCTTCTTCAGCTGGAAGGGCTACGGCGTCCCGACCGACTTCGTGGGCCTGAAGAACTACCTCACGATCCTCAAGGACCCGACCTTCCACGACGCGTTGAAGCACAACGGCTTCATCGTGATCATGTCGCTGATCCTGCAGGGCCCGGCGGCGGTGCTGCTCGCCCTGCTGCTGAACCAGAAGCTGCGCGGTCGCAGCCTGGTCCGGGTCCTGATCTTCGTGCCCTACGTGGTCTCCGAGGTCATCGTCGGCACCGGCTGGAGCCTGATGCTGGCGACCAACGGCGCGGTCAACGACCTGCTGACCAAGATCGGCCTCGGCTCCTGGACCACCGACTGGTTGTCGAACCCGAGCATCGCGATCTGGTCGCTCATGCTCATCATCAGCTGGAAGTACATCGGCTTCGCGGTGATCCTCTTCCTGGCCGGCTTGCAGTCCATCCCGGAGGAACTGTCCGAGGCCGCCGCCATCGACGGTGCCTCCTACTGGCAGACCCAGCGCCGGATCACCCTGCCGCTGCTCGGACCCACCCTGCGGATCTGGGCCTTCCTGTCCATCATCGGCTCGCTGCAGCTGTTCGACCTGGTCTACATCATCTGGGGCCAGTACGTGGCGTCCACCGCCGGCACCTCGACCATGGCGACCTACATGGTGACCAACGGTCGTAACTCCGGGAACTACGGCTACGGCAACGCGGTCGCCGTGGTGCTGTTCCTGATCTCGCTGGTGATCGCGCTGACCTACCAGCGCTACGTGCTCCGCCGGGACACCGCGGGCGCCATAACCGAGGGGAAGAAGTGA